The genomic stretch AGACATAAAACACTAGAAATAGAGAATAGTGAAAAGAGATTTTGTAGTATTTGGATTGCAATGGGTTCCTTGTTTTTGTGGTATTAAGCTCATTGGCATTTCAAACTCGTGACCTTGAGCTAAAAGGATTTTTCTGTTGCTTTAGGATCCATTGTCCTGTATCCTACAATTTGCACAGGCAGAGCTTTAGCAATATGGCAAGGTATCACTAAGATAAAAATCAACTCGTGAATGTGTTGACAACCAACTAAACCTCAAATagacaaacacacacacacacacacacaaaagatTTCTAACAGCAACTTTGAATCTCTTCTTTTTAAATGTTCCACCTTGTAAATCTTATTGTGCATACATTCTTGTGCCACTGCTAGAAGAAATACAAAGTATTACTCTGACAAAATGTTATTCTCCCATTGTACAGGTTCCTAGAATCAAATTTCTACAAGCTGTTCTccgattcttcttcttcttcttctgcaaCCCCCCTTTTTGTGTTCCATGCTTTGAATGTTACTGCTAGGTTTGTTACAGTTCCTAAAGGAATCTAACATCCTATTAATGCAATGAACAACCATGTCATAACCAGAATAGTTTAGGAACAAATTAGAACAAGCAAGATGCATTGTACTTATAAGAACAGGCCACAAATAGTAAGGTGCTTTTTAGTAATTTAAAGACTAGCACTTAATATAAATGAAATTATCTCAGGCAAAAGAACGATATAAAGCAGCACATAAGTGAGAAAAAAGCACACCTCTTTATCAGCAGAGTTAGCTGGGTTGTAAACTTTGCCAGTACTTGCCGCACCCCCGGTCAAATCACCAAATTCATTAATGGACCAACCATGCTTTCCAGGTGATAATCCATTGAAATTAGCTTCAATTCTAGCCAATTCCATGTTTACTTGAGCGAAGCGTACAATACCAAAAACCAGTGGACCCTTAAATTCGGATACAGCAGCAGAAACCAGATAATCTGCAGCACATCAAAATGCTGAATTATGTCTAGAACATGAGCAATATCATTGCATTAAGACCAACAGTCCTTTGAAGAGAAAGGACACTGAAgcatccaatacaaaagataaaaggcAATATGCAAGTGCAACAACCCGTAGCACTCATTATGAATTTTACAAGACACCAAGGACCACAAACCAAAATTAAGAAATGAGCAAACAATTTCACAGTGGGATGTTGGATTCAAAATATCATGTAACCATCAAAGGAATAATTTGAAACGAACGAGTTGATGGACGACatgataaatgaaaataaagctCCAAAACAAACCATCAGGGCTCCCTTGTCCAATCAGCCGGGCTTTTCGACCAGTCTGCTCCAGAGCATCAGTCATGGTTTTCACAGGTGAAGTACCGAGTACCCTCACAACCTGGTTGGTCAAATCCACTTCCACATTCTTAACTCCTAAAAAACTCAATCAAAAAATGTAGAAGTCAATAACACCGCAGCAAAATACtgaatcaaaatgacatactaCAAAACTTTCAGGCACCCACCAGCTACCGTCTGCAATTTATTCTTCACTGCCTCAACACAGCCCTCACATGACATGTCCACCATATACTCTGTCTGTTACCATAGTAATACCATAACTCTCAGTACCAAGACTCCATTTTTCCCACTAAAGACTGTCAGAAAGCATTTTCTATTACATCCATTTTCATCAATAGTAACAATCTTAGATCTTTCCCCTCCCCCCCTGCCCCCACCAGCAACGTATATATTTATGTTGATCAAATTGATACAAGACATGCAGTAAAAACAACCAAAGAATCAAACTTACAAGTAGCTCAGGCAAGAAAGCGCCATTCTGCGAATAAAAAACgcaaaaaattagcaaaaaagaaaaaaacgaAGCTCTCTAGGCCTTAGAATCTAAGAACACCGAAAGAGACGATAAGAATATTCTCTTTCATAGAAAAATTCCACGAAAATTGATGTGGGCACCTGAATAGAAGAAGAGGGTTTGTGATTGGATGAGGGGGGCTCCATCTTAGAAGCAGCAAGACTCTTGACTACCCCCAATCTGAATGGTCCAAGATTATCTTTACAAGACAAGGGAATTGACCCAGAGTTTAAGGTTTTCGATAGGAATCCTGGGAACTGTGAGGAAGAATGTGAGGAGGAAGATGAAGGTAGAGAAGAGACGAAGGCAGCAGCAGAAGCTATGGCAGCTGTTTTTGGTCTCAGCATCGACCTCAGAAATGCCATCCTTAATATATATAGTTCGGCTTTTTTGAGTTTTTCCTTTCCCCCTCCGGGCTATGGAGGGTATTGCCTTTGTCTGACCATTTGGGTTTTCTTTGATCCTCACTTTCAAGTTTCAACGTTGTTGTTTACTGACGATGCGGCCTTCGAAAGATAGAGAGTTGTCAAGGGTCATGACTCTAGATGCATCCACATCACGGTCACTACGGCCTTGTTTGGGAGATTAAGATAACAAGGAGAGCAACATATCTTATTATTAATATAACAAGAAAAAACTCTCTATTCTTTTTTAAGTAAATCGTACATAAATTGATAGTACATACACTATTACAGTTGAATATATGACATATGAGTAAATTTtggattttaattttaaatgCAGAAGAGTTATTATGCATCTAATGGTGATAGTGCATACACTgtcaatatataaaaaattaattttcctttttatagcaGTTAACCTTATACATTCATACTGTATATACTGTTTATGAATATAAAATTAATCTACATAAAAATTCTTTTACGAGCAGATCTCTCAATCGCCATTTTACCAAATCTTCCTTGTATGAATTTATCCCAATTGACGGACACATGACGCAGAATCCAAGCAAATATTGACCAAATAAATGGGTTTAGCCCACAACAAGTGCCCAAATGAACCTAAAACGGAAACTAGCCCAATACTTTTGGGCTCAAAAGAAGCATTTTTGTGTCTCTTTGGTTGTAGAACATCTGATGTTCGTTGGATCCTTAAGCCATTCAtgtgcaaacaaaatggaatgATGTACCAACGTGGGTATCCAGTACTTCAATATTGTTGACAGAGAATTGCAATTTTGATTTCAAATGTTTGGGTATCGAGTGTTTTAATCCTTAAAGTTTGAATAAAAGCAAATGTAATTTTAAGTTAGTTTTTATATACATTTAGTTCTAATGGTTGATTTTTTACCAATCACTATTGGAATCTGGTCATGTGCCAACAACTAATTGTgcagaaaattagaaaaaaataatagaaagtTGCTAGCCTTAATATTTAACAAAAGATACTAATGACTCATATACTGGTCATGCGAGTAATTAATCTTTaacttaatttttttgttaactATTTTTGTATTTCTGAGCTAAAGAGTAATTATTCATGTGATTAGTATGGGAGTAATTAGTCTTCTTTCACTACAAATTATGAccaacaatatttatattaagttttttaattcttttaaaaaaattaattgccgGTATGTAATAACATGTCACCAGATTCCTATAGCAATTGgtaaaaagagaggaaaagtgACTGGTCAAcagagagaaaaggaaaaagaagaatgtGAATATAGTCAacaacacaaaagaaaaaagcactgattttttttttttaatttctctcaaaattatttataaatttttcgTGATTGGCTCCAGCATTTTATATTGGGTGGTTCAAAATATTCACTGttttattttacttacaaaTGAATTTATGAACATGATGATTAATGAATCCCAGTGGACTAAAAGCGTTTGACACATAATCGTGAACCATGTCATTTAGGTTCCGTTTCATAAAACTGAATGtgaattctgaagtctgaattctgaaatctgaatactgaaacaattaatttgctgaattttaagcactgaaaagaaatatataaatgtctgaattttaatg from Coffea eugenioides isolate CCC68of chromosome 8, Ceug_1.0, whole genome shotgun sequence encodes the following:
- the LOC113781551 gene encoding copper chaperone for superoxide dismutase, chloroplastic, with product MAFLRSMLRPKTAAIASAAAFVSSLPSSSSSHSSSQFPGFLSKTLNSGSIPLSCKDNLGPFRLGVVKSLAASKMEPPSSNHKPSSSIQNGAFLPELLTEYMVDMSCEGCVEAVKNKLQTVAGVKNVEVDLTNQVVRVLGTSPVKTMTDALEQTGRKARLIGQGSPDDYLVSAAVSEFKGPLVFGIVRFAQVNMELARIEANFNGLSPGKHGWSINEFGDLTGGAASTGKVYNPANSADKEPLGDLGTLEFDEKGDAFFSGGKQNLRVLDLIGRSVVVYETEDKSDPGLVAAVIARSAGVGENYKKLCTCDGTTIWEA